TATTCTTGTGAATAGATATAACGGAGGTTAAAAGATGAAAGGCGTAGCAGAGTTGAATAACTATTGGACAGATATTTATTACCATTTACATTTTTCTCATCAGGAAAAGATAACTCATCAGGTCATCAGAATACTTCAGCATATAGAAAAAAATAATTCTATAGGTATTGGGGAATTAGCTGATTTTTTAAGTGTTTCTCATAATACTGCTTCAGAAAATGTCAAAAGAATCATTAAGAAAGGCTATCTTCAAAAGAGAAGGGATCCATTAGATGAAAGAAAAGTTACCCTTAACCTAACTGTAAAAGGTAGGGACGTACTATACCGTAATACTAGTCTTGATGAAGAGAAATTAAAAAAGGTATTAACTTCTCTTAGTTCAGAAGAAAGACAGTTA
The nucleotide sequence above comes from Paraliobacillus zengyii. Encoded proteins:
- a CDS encoding MarR family winged helix-turn-helix transcriptional regulator, producing MKGVAELNNYWTDIYYHLHFSHQEKITHQVIRILQHIEKNNSIGIGELADFLSVSHNTASENVKRIIKKGYLQKRRDPLDERKVTLNLTVKGRDVLYRNTSLDEEKLKKVLTSLSSEERQLIELGFRTLSEGIKICT